One window of Botrimarina mediterranea genomic DNA carries:
- a CDS encoding serine hydrolase domain-containing protein has translation MVEFKRLFRLSVILLAALAPLACLGDQESDKNIDTPSPLSRDSTTATPQERIWNEIPDDWEPPFEKYLLNQFAKHQIPGASMAVVRDGRVLYARNFGWADVGNKTPVQSCSLFRVASLSKPLTATAIFRLSESGKLDLDAPVLPLLEDTDYFPQQNALSDARLKDITVELLLQHRAGWDRGISGDPMFESARVAQAFRKRPPASQIDTIRYVLSKPLDFEPGERYCYSNFGYLLLGRIIEQVSGMDYETFVRDEILAPAGVTDMRIGHTLSQGKDPREVKYYDPGVGPSVFDPDSQTLVPEPYGVWNLEAMDAHGGWIATATDMAKYASTYYADAVGPPRSNALLNATVARPSGAAGYDPQGAPTKAYYGLGWKILTDDQHEWTHLTHLGSLPGSSTMLICQRDGVCYALLCNARKSPYTDHFCNSIFDDLVALVQETDWPTPAELPASTSPR, from the coding sequence ATGGTTGAGTTCAAGAGGCTGTTTCGACTCTCCGTCATCCTGCTGGCTGCCCTAGCGCCGCTGGCATGCCTGGGCGATCAAGAGAGTGACAAGAACATCGATACTCCGTCGCCGCTTTCCAGGGACTCGACTACCGCGACTCCACAAGAACGCATCTGGAATGAAATACCCGATGATTGGGAGCCCCCGTTCGAGAAGTATCTTCTCAATCAGTTCGCCAAGCACCAGATCCCCGGCGCATCGATGGCGGTCGTTCGCGATGGGAGGGTGCTATACGCGCGAAACTTTGGATGGGCCGATGTTGGAAACAAAACACCGGTTCAGTCGTGCAGCCTGTTCCGAGTCGCCAGCCTCTCGAAGCCACTGACGGCCACGGCTATCTTCCGTCTCTCTGAATCGGGGAAGCTGGATCTCGACGCCCCTGTGCTTCCCTTGCTGGAAGATACCGACTACTTCCCGCAACAGAACGCCTTGAGTGACGCACGTCTCAAAGACATCACGGTCGAACTCCTCCTTCAACACCGCGCAGGATGGGACCGCGGCATCTCGGGAGATCCTATGTTCGAGTCGGCCCGTGTCGCTCAGGCATTCCGAAAGCGACCACCCGCGAGTCAAATCGACACGATTCGCTACGTGCTGAGCAAGCCACTCGACTTTGAGCCGGGCGAGCGGTACTGCTACTCCAACTTTGGCTATCTACTGCTCGGAAGGATCATTGAGCAAGTGAGCGGCATGGATTACGAAACGTTTGTGCGAGATGAAATCCTTGCTCCGGCAGGCGTCACCGACATGCGGATAGGACACACTTTGTCACAAGGCAAAGATCCGCGAGAAGTAAAGTACTACGACCCCGGGGTTGGCCCGTCGGTCTTTGACCCCGATAGTCAGACGCTAGTTCCCGAACCCTATGGGGTGTGGAACCTGGAAGCGATGGATGCCCACGGGGGATGGATTGCGACCGCCACGGATATGGCGAAGTATGCGTCGACCTACTATGCCGACGCGGTTGGCCCTCCGCGCTCAAACGCGTTGCTCAACGCGACCGTCGCCCGCCCCTCGGGCGCAGCGGGATACGATCCTCAGGGCGCGCCGACCAAGGCGTACTACGGACTGGGGTGGAAGATTCTCACCGACGATCAACATGAGTGGACGCACCTCACCCATCTTGGGTCCCTGCCGGGCTCCAGCACCATGCTGATTTGCCAGAGAGATGGCGTCTGCTACGCGCTGCTCTGCAATGCGAGGAAATCGCCATACACAGATCACTTCTGCAACTCGATCTTCGACGACCTCGTCGCCTTGGTGCAAGAAACCGACTGGCCCACTCCTGCAGAGCTTCCGGCGTCAACTAGTCCGAGATAG
- a CDS encoding glucose 1-dehydrogenase has product MTIDLSGRRALVTGAGKGIGRTIASLLSSCGAEVVALSRTGEDLHSLAEEISCETLVVDLENPVAAAQATREAGDIDLLINNAGISIPQSFLGTTIDAFDRTMSVNLRSVLIVSQIVAKGMVERGAGGSIVNVSSQASLVAIADHAAYCASKGALDQLTRVMALELGPHRIRVNAVNPTVTLTPMGEEAWKDPAKRDGMLAKIPLGRFAKPNEIAQAVAFLLSNQSEMINGVTLPIDGGYLIA; this is encoded by the coding sequence ATGACAATTGACCTTTCGGGTAGGCGGGCGTTGGTTACCGGCGCCGGGAAGGGAATCGGGCGAACCATCGCCAGTCTACTTTCGTCGTGCGGGGCGGAAGTGGTTGCGCTGAGTCGCACCGGAGAGGACCTCCACTCCCTGGCAGAAGAGATCTCTTGCGAAACCCTCGTGGTGGACCTGGAGAACCCCGTGGCGGCGGCTCAGGCGACTCGAGAGGCGGGGGACATCGACTTGCTGATCAACAACGCAGGGATCTCGATACCACAATCGTTTCTCGGGACGACGATCGACGCGTTCGATCGCACGATGTCTGTCAACTTGCGTTCGGTTCTGATTGTCAGTCAGATCGTCGCCAAGGGCATGGTTGAACGCGGCGCTGGCGGCTCCATCGTCAATGTGTCGAGCCAGGCGTCCCTGGTCGCCATAGCGGACCACGCCGCGTACTGCGCATCGAAAGGCGCGCTCGACCAGCTCACGCGTGTAATGGCCCTAGAGCTCGGCCCTCACCGCATCCGGGTCAACGCTGTGAACCCAACTGTCACTCTGACTCCGATGGGAGAAGAGGCGTGGAAAGACCCCGCCAAGCGGGACGGGATGCTCGCAAAAATACCGCTCGGTCGTTTTGCCAAGCCGAATGAGATCGCCCAAGCGGTCGCTTTCTTACTCAGTAACCAGAGCGAAATGATCAATGGCGTCACGCTGCCTATCGACGGTGGCTACCTCATCGCCTGA
- a CDS encoding beta-L-arabinofuranosidase domain-containing protein, protein MFMTDKSCSRIARQENTPAGSRLVAARWLIAGALVIAEASAFSPAHAETKPVFTPAETARLELSGPVDEFVQAVVENWLLRVPRDNPAILTMFADRDQRPYRNLLPWSGEFAGKYLTCLSQVLRLSDDTRLEELGGDFVEQLVSLQAENGYLGPFPESCQLTGVNAEGGRTWDAWGHYHVMVGLLLWYDRTGDEKALACASRIGDLFCEKFQSADEKISSIGSAEMNQAVVHSLAMLFTRTGEPRYRDLANEIVLDFSAPNAGNYLEAGLEGLEFYQIPKPRWESLHSLMGMAELYWNGGNKDYRDVFEHFWWSIVKLDRHNNGGFSSGERAHGDPYHPGPIETCCTVAWMAMSVEMLKMSGDSRVADELELSTLNQALATHAPSGEWSTYNTPMDGRRIPSTIDIAFQVRPGSEGLNCCSVNAARMFGMISDWALMRDRGGLVLNWYGPSKFAEEVNGQTVTITQDTTYPRDGSVKVRIDLQEPSRFGLKLRIPHWSAKTQVSVNGERMAVEPGAYLEIDREWNSGDVIDVGLDMSLRCWTGQKAYDGKASIYRGPLLMAYEETNSAAVDFSETWQAYGHFRAAAEKGASVSIAFQGETLEWRGFYMDDAGKAKVTVDGKEVAVVDQYGPKRDRPFEWKLDGLGPGKHVARIEVLAEQATDSKGCWINVQDLKSTADIPPLDASTLSKCVVKPSRPGFLLLEVGGGETATVQLRDYATVGQGGASYFSWLPAVGLPETPFSSDNPSRTSTISP, encoded by the coding sequence ATGTTTATGACCGATAAGTCGTGTTCGCGAATCGCTCGGCAGGAGAATACCCCGGCTGGTTCGAGGCTCGTCGCAGCGCGATGGCTCATCGCCGGAGCGCTCGTGATTGCCGAGGCTTCGGCCTTTAGCCCCGCGCACGCGGAGACGAAGCCCGTCTTCACGCCGGCGGAAACTGCTCGGCTAGAACTTTCTGGACCGGTCGATGAGTTTGTGCAGGCGGTCGTCGAGAACTGGCTGCTGCGGGTTCCCCGCGACAACCCCGCCATCCTGACGATGTTCGCCGATCGTGACCAACGTCCCTACCGCAACCTACTACCTTGGTCTGGCGAGTTCGCGGGCAAATACCTGACATGCCTGTCACAAGTGCTCCGTCTCTCGGATGACACGAGATTAGAAGAACTAGGCGGCGATTTTGTTGAACAACTCGTTTCCCTCCAAGCCGAGAACGGCTACCTAGGTCCCTTCCCTGAGTCATGCCAGCTGACCGGCGTGAACGCCGAGGGAGGAAGAACTTGGGACGCTTGGGGCCACTACCACGTGATGGTTGGGCTGTTGTTGTGGTACGACCGCACCGGTGATGAGAAGGCGCTCGCTTGCGCAAGCCGGATCGGAGACCTGTTTTGTGAGAAGTTCCAGAGCGCGGACGAGAAAATCTCGTCCATTGGGAGCGCCGAGATGAACCAAGCCGTGGTCCATTCGTTGGCGATGCTCTTCACGCGTACAGGAGAGCCTCGGTACCGCGATCTCGCCAACGAGATCGTCCTGGACTTCTCGGCGCCGAACGCGGGCAACTACCTGGAGGCCGGACTGGAAGGGCTGGAGTTCTACCAGATCCCCAAGCCGCGATGGGAAAGCTTGCACTCGCTGATGGGCATGGCGGAACTTTACTGGAACGGTGGCAACAAGGACTATCGCGACGTCTTTGAACACTTCTGGTGGAGCATCGTCAAACTCGATCGTCACAACAACGGCGGCTTTTCCTCTGGTGAGCGGGCCCACGGCGACCCATACCACCCCGGCCCCATCGAGACCTGCTGCACCGTCGCGTGGATGGCGATGAGCGTCGAGATGCTCAAAATGAGCGGTGATTCACGGGTCGCGGACGAGCTGGAACTCTCGACACTGAACCAAGCACTTGCCACACACGCCCCCAGCGGCGAGTGGAGCACTTATAACACGCCGATGGATGGTCGTCGCATCCCCAGCACCATCGACATCGCGTTCCAGGTGCGCCCTGGGAGCGAGGGATTGAATTGCTGCAGCGTAAACGCCGCGCGGATGTTCGGCATGATCTCTGATTGGGCGTTGATGCGCGACCGCGGTGGCCTGGTGCTCAATTGGTACGGACCGTCCAAGTTTGCGGAAGAGGTTAACGGGCAGACGGTCACGATCACTCAAGACACCACTTACCCACGCGATGGATCGGTCAAGGTCCGCATCGATTTGCAAGAACCGAGCCGCTTCGGTTTAAAGCTGCGCATTCCCCACTGGTCGGCGAAGACGCAAGTCTCAGTCAACGGCGAGCGGATGGCGGTTGAGCCGGGCGCCTACTTGGAGATCGATCGGGAATGGAACTCGGGAGACGTCATCGACGTCGGGTTGGACATGTCGCTCCGGTGCTGGACAGGACAGAAGGCCTACGATGGAAAAGCGTCGATTTATCGCGGCCCTCTCCTGATGGCCTACGAAGAAACCAATTCGGCGGCGGTTGATTTTAGCGAGACTTGGCAGGCCTACGGGCACTTCCGAGCGGCTGCTGAAAAAGGAGCGAGCGTCAGCATCGCGTTCCAAGGCGAAACCCTCGAATGGCGTGGCTTCTATATGGACGATGCTGGCAAAGCGAAAGTAACGGTGGATGGTAAAGAAGTCGCCGTTGTCGATCAGTACGGCCCCAAGAGAGATCGGCCTTTTGAGTGGAAGCTTGATGGCTTAGGTCCTGGCAAACATGTCGCCAGAATCGAGGTCCTCGCCGAACAAGCCACCGATTCAAAGGGCTGTTGGATCAACGTTCAAGATCTGAAGTCAACGGCTGATATCCCCCCTCTCGACGCGTCCACACTCTCGAAGTGCGTGGTCAAACCTTCTCGCCCAGGATTTTTACTGCTTGAAGTAGGCGGCGGTGAGACTGCTACCGTGCAGTTGAGAGACTACGCCACCGTTGGTCAGGGTGGCGCATCCTACTTCTCATGGCTCCCAGCCGTGGGCCTACCGGAGACGCCTTTCAGCAGCGACAACCCGTCACGCACCTCGACGATTTCGCCGTAG
- a CDS encoding purine-cytosine permease family protein yields the protein MSLFGPSRKEPFGTNADVMHQAVDATLADADYQRTPVPEKAQLGFKNFVGMYAGEHTAGTELMIGPLFVAAGVSAFDMLLGLLVGNLLAVLSWVLFTAPIATRERLTLYYQLERICGRKLVVVYNCVNGVMFCLLAASMITVAATAVGVATNISMPQLDDVYPNSLGWVLAVVCIGALISAVAAYGYETVSHFANIAAPWLVAVFLALGIIALRQFITATGTEIGSFSDLWALANNDIWKGGEPLAGKTKFTFWHVMFFAWFCNIAMHLGMSDLTVLRFARKSWYGFATASGMYLGHFVAWIAASLLYSLQLYEDPSNTEVLPGPMTYKVLGVAGVICVVLAGWTTANPTIYRAGLAFQSIVPRASRFSVTLFAGALATVAGMFPAIAMRFLEFIALYGLLLMPVGAVIFVDFWLSDRLGFRSNYAERTGRSFNPAVAIAWILTLLLCFASVIWGGVQIYFISLPGWLIAAVLYAVMSRILYQSDKAAHAAANA from the coding sequence ATGAGCCTGTTTGGCCCGTCCCGGAAAGAACCATTTGGCACAAACGCGGACGTTATGCACCAAGCTGTTGACGCTACTCTGGCTGACGCCGACTACCAGCGGACTCCGGTCCCGGAGAAAGCGCAGTTAGGCTTCAAGAACTTTGTCGGCATGTATGCGGGAGAGCATACGGCTGGCACGGAATTGATGATTGGCCCTCTGTTCGTCGCGGCTGGCGTTAGTGCCTTCGACATGCTTCTTGGTTTGTTGGTAGGCAATCTTCTAGCGGTCCTCTCCTGGGTTCTCTTCACGGCGCCGATTGCCACGCGTGAACGACTAACGCTCTACTACCAACTCGAGCGGATTTGCGGTCGCAAGCTTGTCGTTGTCTACAATTGCGTCAACGGCGTCATGTTCTGCTTGTTGGCGGCTTCGATGATTACCGTCGCCGCAACGGCGGTGGGTGTAGCGACCAATATTTCGATGCCACAGCTGGATGACGTCTACCCCAACAGCCTCGGCTGGGTGTTGGCTGTGGTGTGCATTGGGGCTTTGATCTCGGCCGTCGCCGCCTACGGATACGAGACCGTATCGCACTTTGCAAACATCGCAGCGCCCTGGCTAGTGGCGGTTTTTCTTGCCTTAGGGATTATCGCGCTGCGGCAGTTCATCACCGCTACGGGAACCGAGATCGGGTCATTCTCCGACCTTTGGGCGCTAGCAAACAACGATATTTGGAAAGGAGGCGAACCGCTCGCTGGCAAGACAAAGTTTACGTTCTGGCATGTGATGTTCTTCGCCTGGTTTTGCAATATCGCCATGCATCTGGGAATGTCTGATCTGACAGTTTTGCGATTTGCACGCAAGTCGTGGTACGGATTTGCAACGGCCTCGGGGATGTACCTGGGTCACTTCGTCGCCTGGATCGCGGCTTCGCTCTTGTATTCGTTGCAGCTATATGAGGATCCAAGTAACACCGAGGTGCTGCCAGGCCCCATGACCTACAAGGTGCTTGGCGTCGCGGGGGTGATATGCGTGGTGCTCGCCGGCTGGACGACCGCTAATCCAACGATCTACCGAGCGGGTCTCGCCTTTCAGTCGATTGTTCCCCGGGCGTCCCGCTTCTCAGTCACCCTGTTCGCAGGCGCCCTCGCGACCGTCGCCGGTATGTTCCCAGCGATCGCGATGCGGTTTCTAGAGTTCATAGCATTGTACGGATTGCTGCTGATGCCTGTTGGCGCCGTAATCTTTGTCGACTTCTGGCTCAGTGACCGACTCGGCTTTCGGAGCAACTATGCCGAGCGGACCGGCAGGTCCTTCAATCCTGCCGTAGCGATCGCGTGGATCCTCACGTTGTTGCTCTGCTTTGCGAGCGTCATCTGGGGTGGCGTCCAGATCTACTTCATCAGCCTGCCCGGCTGGCTAATAGCGGCAGTGCTCTATGCCGTTATGAGCCGAATTCTCTATCAGAGCGACAAGGCAGCGCACGCCGCCGCTAACGCGTAA
- a CDS encoding AraC family transcriptional regulator, producing the protein MTDSQSPGPSSGMNADDRKRQITVLIEADDAWGRSVLQAIARFASQANWELLIAPRDAERRLRIPEEWSGDGVIALVRDVSLLKHLRRRGMPTVNISGMFHNARWLGHVATDNFARARLAYEHFSSLRVTHFATYCPSLRREADLRGEEFVRYVHSRGYPCEVLVSEADAARTERSSDRQRIAAKLSILPKPVGVFVSDPYPARELVETCQSHGVDVPGEVLVLSGDEDDLLCNLILPSVSSIELASHRIGWEACKILDSMVRTGTPPSQPQLLAPLGICARRSTDHNAIGDSCMESVQRYIQQHATGQLQIRDLVRVAGMSRRSMELRFREVFGRSPAEEIRRVRVEKARQMLLNSSMSVSGVAAACGFSSGPYLTSVFRKVYGKTPSDLRAGRSVKLHGLSRTS; encoded by the coding sequence ATGACTGACTCGCAATCTCCAGGCCCCTCGTCGGGCATGAATGCTGACGATCGCAAGAGACAAATCACCGTCCTGATCGAAGCCGATGACGCGTGGGGAAGAAGCGTACTTCAAGCGATCGCCCGGTTCGCAAGCCAGGCAAATTGGGAGCTCTTAATTGCGCCGCGGGACGCCGAGCGCCGCCTGCGGATACCAGAGGAATGGAGTGGCGATGGCGTGATCGCTCTCGTACGAGACGTCTCACTGTTGAAGCACTTACGGCGACGAGGAATGCCTACCGTCAACATCTCGGGTATGTTCCACAACGCTCGTTGGCTGGGGCACGTGGCGACGGACAATTTTGCCAGGGCCCGTCTGGCTTACGAGCACTTCTCAAGTTTGCGAGTGACGCACTTCGCCACCTATTGCCCCTCGCTTCGTCGGGAAGCGGACCTTCGCGGGGAAGAGTTTGTGCGTTATGTGCACAGCCGAGGTTATCCTTGCGAAGTCCTCGTCTCAGAAGCAGATGCGGCGAGAACCGAAAGGTCAAGTGATCGTCAACGTATCGCCGCCAAGCTTAGCATCCTGCCGAAGCCCGTCGGGGTCTTTGTGTCGGACCCGTACCCGGCGAGAGAGCTCGTCGAAACCTGCCAGTCGCACGGTGTCGATGTCCCGGGCGAAGTCCTTGTGCTTTCTGGCGACGAAGACGATCTCTTGTGCAACCTGATTCTTCCATCGGTGTCTAGCATTGAGCTGGCAAGCCATCGGATCGGGTGGGAAGCCTGCAAGATCCTTGACTCGATGGTTCGAACGGGAACTCCACCGAGCCAGCCGCAGCTGCTGGCGCCGCTTGGTATTTGTGCGCGGCGATCGACCGACCATAACGCGATCGGCGACTCCTGCATGGAGTCGGTTCAACGGTATATTCAGCAACACGCGACGGGGCAACTCCAGATAAGAGACCTGGTACGCGTCGCCGGGATGTCTCGGCGTTCCATGGAGTTGCGATTTAGAGAGGTGTTCGGCCGAAGCCCGGCTGAAGAGATCCGGCGTGTACGAGTCGAAAAGGCGCGTCAGATGCTGCTGAATTCGTCGATGAGCGTTTCGGGGGTAGCCGCTGCATGCGGATTCTCGAGTGGCCCCTACCTAACGAGCGTCTTCCGTAAAGTTTATGGAAAGACGCCTAGCGATCTGCGAGCAGGGAGATCCGTTAAGTTGCACGGTCTATCTCGGACTAGTTGA
- a CDS encoding XylR family transcriptional regulator, translating into MKGISSYLVSSRPWSIYIEQHEIGGDVRRLLSRWGGDGIITRQLTSDAKEAIQSLGIAAVDLSNFQPSMGLPRICSADSACGRVGAQHFIERGFKHFACCSYRGQYWSQQRAEGYAREVAFSNHDCAVYEQPFRVQAQKWDQDQNRLAEWLAELEKPVGVLATNDLLGHHVLDACGRAGLMVPEQVAVLGVDNDELLCNLTNPPMSSIVLDPERIGFEAAKKLDQIMTGGGADAAEEEVTEIPSRGIVVRRSTDIFAVPDPEIARALRYIREHACEGVTVQDVLDYMNVSRSWLERGFREHFGRSPKAEIRNVQIARCKELLRMTDLSLEGIARLAGFKHTEYMGVMFKREMGLSPGKYRNSYS; encoded by the coding sequence TTGAAGGGGATTTCCAGCTATCTCGTTTCCAGCCGACCCTGGTCGATCTACATCGAGCAACACGAGATCGGTGGTGATGTGCGCCGTCTTCTCTCACGCTGGGGCGGGGACGGGATCATCACCCGTCAGCTCACCAGCGACGCAAAAGAGGCCATCCAAAGCTTAGGAATTGCCGCCGTCGATTTGAGCAATTTCCAGCCGAGTATGGGTCTTCCTCGCATCTGTTCGGCCGACAGCGCGTGCGGGCGTGTGGGAGCCCAACACTTCATCGAGCGGGGCTTCAAACATTTCGCCTGCTGCAGTTACCGGGGGCAGTATTGGTCACAGCAGCGAGCCGAGGGATACGCCCGCGAAGTAGCCTTTTCAAACCACGACTGCGCTGTCTATGAGCAGCCGTTCCGAGTCCAGGCGCAGAAATGGGACCAAGATCAGAATCGGCTCGCCGAGTGGCTTGCCGAATTAGAGAAGCCCGTTGGAGTGCTCGCCACAAATGACCTACTAGGGCACCACGTCCTCGATGCTTGTGGGCGCGCTGGATTGATGGTTCCCGAGCAGGTCGCCGTCCTAGGAGTCGACAACGACGAACTCTTATGCAATCTAACTAACCCCCCCATGTCGAGCATTGTCCTCGATCCAGAACGTATCGGCTTTGAGGCGGCGAAAAAACTAGATCAGATCATGACCGGGGGGGGCGCTGATGCTGCAGAAGAGGAAGTAACAGAGATACCATCACGCGGCATTGTGGTGCGGCGGTCCACGGATATCTTCGCGGTGCCCGATCCCGAAATCGCCCGTGCACTGCGCTATATCAGAGAGCACGCTTGCGAGGGCGTCACCGTCCAGGACGTTCTGGATTACATGAACGTCTCAAGAAGCTGGCTCGAACGGGGATTCCGAGAGCATTTCGGCCGCTCACCCAAAGCCGAAATAAGGAACGTCCAGATCGCCAGATGCAAGGAGCTTCTACGGATGACCGATTTGTCGCTAGAAGGCATCGCGAGGCTGGCCGGCTTCAAACACACAGAGTACATGGGCGTCATGTTCAAAAGGGAGATGGGCTTGTCACCAGGTAAGTACCGCAACAGCTACAGCTAA
- a CDS encoding NAD(P)-dependent alcohol dehydrogenase, whose translation MSGSEIPMALVLERAGELSLRPFEIDEELGPNDVRIVIHTVGICGSDVHYYQHGRIGPFVVEEPMVLGHEASGVVAEVGSRVQHLGVGDRVCMEPGIPDPESRAARLGMYNLDPKVRFWATPPVHGCLRPSVVHPAAYTFKVPDNVSFAEGAMVEPLAVGLHAANKAGLRAGDLAVVIGAGPIGIVTALSAIAAGASRVIISDVQQEKLDLAETLGPITAVNVAEVSLAEEVNRLSDAWGADAVFEASGNERAAASVFDYLRPGGCVVYIGMPAGPIPYDVIGASVKEARVEHVFRYANVYPQALSLLGSGRIDVKPLITDRFTFAESVEAFDYAVGMPASSVKVQISLQ comes from the coding sequence ATGAGTGGTTCGGAAATTCCTATGGCGCTCGTCTTGGAACGAGCGGGCGAACTTAGCCTGCGTCCGTTCGAGATCGACGAAGAACTCGGGCCGAACGACGTGCGGATAGTCATCCATACCGTTGGGATCTGCGGTTCCGATGTTCATTACTATCAGCATGGCAGGATCGGACCCTTCGTCGTTGAAGAGCCGATGGTTCTCGGGCACGAGGCATCGGGTGTTGTTGCCGAGGTCGGCTCGCGAGTGCAGCATCTCGGTGTCGGCGATCGGGTATGCATGGAGCCGGGTATCCCGGACCCCGAGAGCCGTGCGGCTCGACTGGGGATGTACAACCTCGACCCGAAGGTGCGGTTCTGGGCAACCCCGCCAGTGCATGGCTGCTTGCGGCCATCGGTGGTGCATCCTGCCGCGTACACCTTCAAGGTTCCGGACAACGTGAGCTTTGCCGAAGGGGCAATGGTCGAGCCACTGGCTGTAGGTCTTCACGCTGCAAACAAGGCCGGCCTACGAGCCGGCGACCTAGCCGTTGTAATTGGGGCCGGCCCGATTGGGATCGTGACCGCCCTGTCGGCGATCGCAGCGGGAGCGAGCCGCGTGATTATCTCAGACGTGCAGCAAGAAAAGCTCGACCTCGCCGAGACGCTAGGCCCAATCACTGCCGTGAATGTTGCAGAAGTCTCACTTGCCGAAGAGGTCAATCGGCTGTCGGACGCTTGGGGCGCTGACGCGGTGTTTGAAGCGAGCGGCAACGAGCGCGCAGCGGCAAGCGTGTTTGACTATCTGCGACCCGGTGGGTGCGTGGTCTACATCGGTATGCCCGCAGGCCCTATTCCCTACGACGTGATTGGCGCTTCGGTTAAAGAGGCGAGAGTCGAGCATGTCTTCCGCTACGCGAACGTCTATCCACAGGCCCTCTCTCTGTTAGGCAGCGGAAGGATCGACGTAAAACCGCTGATCACCGACCGGTTTACGTTCGCCGAGAGTGTCGAAGCCTTCGACTATGCCGTCGGCATGCCGGCAAGCAGCGTAAAAGTGCAGATTTCCCTCCAGTAA
- a CDS encoding DUF1559 family PulG-like putative transporter gives MKDTCKTPTQFWSEHERLPAARPPAASGRRRAMAFTLVELLVVIAIIGILVALLLPAVQAAREAARRTQCINALKQVGLALQNHHASKQHFPPGSQADNEAERTVVHQWTIYLMPYLEEAAIADRYDWDYGDRSAGFADRNGPLFRTDIKALQCPSDQHGYVKDWGWSHSNYVACFSADGSWVEPGGWSADNNINHPYYNPSVDSQLRALFNFNRRRSTKHVVDGTSHTFAFSEVISGADGEPDFRGTWAVDHGVAYTHRLGPNSTLDDKDAYGCPTQKRPEAPCSRSPSFGTAYWAARSLHPGGVNGARVDGSVAFVSDSVDTQLWIALGSINGGEADTSL, from the coding sequence TTGAAGGACACTTGCAAGACTCCGACACAGTTCTGGAGCGAGCACGAGCGATTGCCTGCTGCAAGACCACCAGCCGCCAGCGGGCGTCGGAGGGCGATGGCGTTCACTCTTGTCGAGCTGCTTGTCGTCATAGCGATCATCGGGATCCTGGTCGCCTTGCTCTTGCCCGCCGTCCAAGCCGCGCGTGAGGCCGCCCGACGCACGCAGTGTATAAATGCTCTGAAACAGGTCGGCCTAGCTCTACAGAACCACCACGCCAGTAAGCAGCACTTTCCTCCAGGCTCGCAGGCAGACAACGAGGCGGAACGTACCGTCGTCCATCAATGGACGATCTACTTGATGCCCTATCTGGAGGAGGCCGCAATCGCCGATCGTTACGATTGGGACTACGGCGATCGGAGTGCAGGCTTTGCGGATAGGAATGGTCCACTATTCCGGACCGACATCAAGGCGCTGCAGTGCCCCAGCGACCAGCACGGCTACGTGAAGGACTGGGGCTGGTCACACTCCAATTACGTCGCCTGCTTTAGCGCGGACGGTTCGTGGGTTGAGCCGGGAGGCTGGTCGGCCGACAACAACATCAACCATCCCTACTACAACCCTTCTGTCGATTCACAACTACGCGCACTGTTCAACTTCAACCGCAGACGGTCCACCAAGCACGTAGTAGATGGCACATCGCACACGTTCGCTTTCTCGGAAGTAATCAGCGGCGCTGACGGCGAGCCGGACTTCCGCGGCACATGGGCGGTGGACCACGGCGTCGCCTACACCCATCGCTTGGGTCCTAATTCGACCCTCGACGACAAGGACGCCTACGGATGCCCCACACAGAAGCGTCCCGAGGCCCCTTGCTCCAGATCGCCAAGCTTTGGCACCGCCTATTGGGCGGCGCGGAGCTTGCATCCAGGTGGCGTAAACGGCGCCCGTGTGGATGGCTCGGTCGCGTTTGTGTCCGACAGCGTCGACACACAACTTTGGATCGCGCTAGGGAGCATCAACGGCGGCGAGGCCGACACCAGCCTATGA